From Afipia carboxidovorans OM5, one genomic window encodes:
- a CDS encoding ribbon-helix-helix domain-containing protein, producing MKSPVVKRSIVVAGHKTSVSLEEAFWNGMKEISSARGMTLSELVGEIDSQRKQGNLSSAIRLFVLDHYRSMTVSPAEVHSAMHESLMSPQAAE from the coding sequence ATGAAGTCCCCTGTCGTTAAACGCTCGATCGTGGTCGCTGGACACAAGACGAGTGTCAGTCTGGAAGAAGCCTTCTGGAACGGCATGAAAGAAATCTCGTCCGCGCGCGGCATGACCTTGTCCGAACTCGTGGGCGAGATCGACAGTCAACGCAAACAGGGCAACCTGTCCTCGGCTATCCGGCTGTTCGTCCTCGACCACTATCGCTCGATGACGGTGAGCCCGGCCGAAGTGCACAGCGCGATGCACGAGAGCCTGATGAGTCCCCAGGCCGCCGAGTAA
- a CDS encoding ribbon-helix-helix domain-containing protein: MISQRDLRDPAIGGAKGFAVIKRSVVVDGHKTSVSLEDAFWASLKDIAARRGLSLSMQIATIDQNRQTNNLSSAIRLFVLDYFRERAIGTMFIGERQGAPTLSPTH; the protein is encoded by the coding sequence ATGATCAGCCAGCGTGACCTCAGGGACCCCGCCATCGGCGGCGCAAAGGGATTTGCCGTCATCAAGCGATCCGTTGTGGTGGACGGACACAAGACTAGCGTGAGCCTTGAAGACGCCTTCTGGGCGAGCCTGAAGGATATCGCTGCGCGGCGCGGACTGTCTCTGTCGATGCAGATTGCCACTATCGATCAGAACCGCCAGACCAACAATCTGTCGTCGGCGATCCGGCTGTTCGTGCTCGATTACTTCCGCGAACGCGCGATCGGCACGATGTTTATCGGCGAGCGGCAAGGCGCACCGACGCTCTCGCCTACTCACTAA
- a CDS encoding AsmA-like C-terminal region-containing protein, whose protein sequence is MQTTLLGLAIAAIMALVAALAAPLFVDWNKYKPQFEVEASRVVGAPVRVEGALDARLLPAPILRMHKLSVGAPKDPTKLTAGKLDVEFSLGSLLRGEWRATQLSLTGLALDIGLDKDGRIIAPAKGEFNFGELAIDRLDLAGRVTLHDAASGAAHVLDGLDFRGDVRSLGGNLRGEGSFLLRDAKQPFRLALSKAGDNEATRLRLDLDSAAAGSVASSFDGTLAFENRVPRFAGALALGAADEMPWRITARTTLDPSGAAFTQGQLLSGTEATGLKLAGEGALAFKPAKLRVALSAPQLDLDRALAENKTLHGKTPAALLAGAMAVLPTLPWLSQIDVAVDRANVAGHALNGLSVRIEGRDDAWTVGKLALGGPGDSRLTLSGKVTRGSDGERFAGPVSLDASDARAFTEWAFGKSELARALRGNLRLKAAIAFSAHELVLDEMKLDLFGTQLEGRVAQKAKEIDLTLRSPFVDGDKLANLVRESMAWREKAGRALRAQLDFTKAKILGHDIAPLQAELATVADGGPSKRQAFDLKLRRAVVAPWLAPDTAINDVSGRLVVTDDAFALEKFSGKLGAEVVAGNLSLSREGERSLSGNIDVGTLDIRTLVAAMLGADARTATEPLAQGWFGWRGSLAVKADKALLPGGAEVTAVSGALRGDGASLALDDGKASIGGGALSLSGVAQRGAADTAIEASFKLDKADAAALKYRELALPPGQASLRMTLATHGRSATALRNALSGNGVLTLTDAHLPRLAAATFDMVNQASEQPMKNEDLKEAVALALDQAPLAAATADVSFAIKDGRLHADPAAFRTEAAQATISGGYDIPEEQGDLRIAFKATSSALKDAPEIQIFLHGTPQGLTRDVDVAALSSWLSLRAIERETQRLDALEKEGRPQPPKLQPQPQLQQQIQPQPQVQPLPPRDAVAAPAEMSLPPGEVKLPPLDPRRRKAAAPPTTAAPASPPPVTLSPDARVTPLPPPIDIKPAPGALRTPRAPRSSATF, encoded by the coding sequence TTGCAGACGACGCTGCTCGGGTTGGCGATAGCCGCCATCATGGCGCTGGTTGCGGCGCTCGCGGCGCCGCTGTTCGTCGACTGGAATAAGTATAAGCCGCAGTTTGAAGTCGAGGCTTCACGCGTGGTCGGTGCGCCGGTGCGCGTCGAGGGTGCGCTCGATGCGCGGCTGCTGCCCGCGCCGATCCTGCGGATGCACAAGCTTTCTGTTGGTGCGCCGAAGGACCCGACGAAACTCACCGCCGGCAAACTCGACGTCGAGTTCAGCCTCGGCTCGCTACTGCGTGGCGAATGGCGCGCAACGCAATTGTCGCTGACGGGGCTCGCGCTCGATATCGGCCTCGACAAGGACGGCCGCATCATCGCGCCTGCCAAGGGCGAATTCAATTTCGGCGAATTGGCGATCGACCGGCTCGACCTTGCGGGGCGCGTGACGCTGCACGATGCCGCGAGCGGCGCCGCGCATGTGCTCGACGGCCTCGACTTCCGCGGTGACGTGCGCTCGCTCGGCGGCAACCTGCGCGGCGAGGGCAGTTTCCTCCTGCGCGACGCAAAGCAGCCGTTCCGGCTCGCGCTGTCGAAGGCGGGCGACAACGAGGCGACGCGGCTGCGGCTCGATCTCGATTCCGCAGCGGCGGGCAGCGTCGCATCGTCGTTCGACGGCACGCTAGCGTTCGAGAACCGCGTGCCGCGCTTTGCCGGTGCGCTGGCGCTCGGTGCGGCGGATGAGATGCCCTGGCGTATCACCGCGCGCACCACGCTCGATCCGTCCGGCGCAGCGTTCACGCAAGGACAACTCCTGTCCGGTACGGAAGCGACCGGCCTGAAGCTCGCGGGTGAGGGCGCGCTCGCGTTCAAGCCGGCGAAGCTGCGCGTGGCGCTGTCGGCGCCGCAACTCGATCTCGACCGTGCATTGGCCGAGAACAAGACGCTGCATGGCAAGACGCCGGCCGCGCTGCTTGCCGGCGCGATGGCGGTTTTGCCAACGCTGCCGTGGCTCTCGCAGATCGATGTCGCAGTGGATCGTGCGAATGTCGCGGGACATGCGTTGAATGGGCTGTCGGTGCGTATTGAAGGCCGTGACGACGCATGGACGGTGGGCAAGCTTGCGCTCGGTGGCCCCGGTGATTCTCGTCTTACGTTGAGCGGGAAGGTGACGCGCGGAAGCGATGGCGAGCGTTTCGCCGGCCCGGTCAGCCTTGATGCTTCTGATGCGCGAGCCTTCACGGAGTGGGCGTTCGGCAAATCCGAGCTTGCGCGCGCGCTACGTGGCAATCTGCGTCTCAAGGCGGCGATAGCGTTCAGTGCCCACGAACTCGTGCTCGATGAGATGAAGCTCGATCTGTTCGGCACTCAGCTCGAGGGCCGTGTCGCGCAGAAGGCCAAAGAGATCGACCTCACGTTGCGGTCGCCGTTTGTCGACGGCGACAAGCTCGCGAACCTTGTGCGCGAAAGCATGGCATGGCGCGAGAAGGCGGGGCGTGCCCTGCGCGCGCAGCTCGATTTCACCAAGGCGAAAATCCTTGGTCATGACATCGCGCCGCTGCAGGCCGAGCTTGCTACCGTCGCGGATGGCGGACCGTCGAAGCGACAGGCGTTCGACCTCAAGCTGCGTCGCGCGGTGGTCGCGCCGTGGCTGGCACCGGATACGGCGATCAACGATGTTTCGGGACGTCTTGTCGTCACCGATGATGCGTTCGCACTGGAAAAATTTTCCGGCAAGCTCGGTGCGGAGGTTGTTGCCGGAAACCTGTCACTGTCGCGCGAGGGCGAGCGCAGTCTCTCAGGCAATATCGATGTCGGAACGCTCGATATCCGCACCCTAGTTGCTGCCATGCTCGGTGCGGATGCGCGCACTGCGACCGAGCCACTCGCGCAAGGCTGGTTCGGATGGCGCGGATCGCTCGCGGTAAAGGCTGACAAGGCGCTTCTGCCGGGCGGCGCGGAAGTGACGGCGGTCAGCGGCGCGCTGCGCGGCGACGGCGCTTCGCTTGCATTGGATGACGGGAAGGCATCGATCGGTGGTGGCGCGCTCAGCCTCTCGGGTGTCGCGCAGCGTGGCGCGGCCGATACCGCAATCGAGGCAAGCTTCAAACTCGACAAGGCCGACGCGGCTGCCCTGAAATATCGTGAGTTGGCTTTGCCACCCGGCCAGGCTTCGCTGCGAATGACCCTCGCCACCCATGGGCGCAGCGCGACAGCGTTGCGTAACGCGTTGTCAGGCAACGGCGTGCTGACGCTCACCGATGCGCATCTGCCGCGTCTTGCTGCGGCAACGTTCGATATGGTGAACCAGGCCTCCGAGCAGCCGATGAAGAACGAGGACCTGAAGGAGGCGGTGGCACTGGCGCTCGATCAAGCACCGCTTGCGGCGGCAACCGCCGATGTGTCCTTCGCCATCAAGGATGGGCGCCTGCATGCCGACCCGGCGGCGTTCCGGACGGAAGCGGCGCAGGCGACGATTTCCGGCGGTTACGACATTCCGGAAGAGCAGGGCGATCTTCGGATCGCGTTCAAGGCAACATCGTCCGCGTTGAAGGATGCGCCGGAAATCCAGATATTCCTGCATGGCACACCGCAGGGTCTGACGCGCGATGTCGATGTCGCGGCGCTATCGTCATGGCTGTCGCTGCGCGCGATCGAGCGGGAGACGCAGCGCCTCGATGCGCTGGAGAAGGAAGGCCGTCCGCAGCCGCCAAAGCTTCAACCGCAGCCGCAGCTTCAGCAACAGATCCAGCCCCAGCCGCAGGTCCAGCCGCTACCGCCGCGCGATGCTGTTGCTGCTCCGGCGGAGATGAGTCTGCCGCCGGGCGAGGTGAAGCTGCCGCCGCTCGATCCGCGCCGGCGCAAGGCGGCCGCGCCACCCACGACAGCGGCTCCTGCCTCGCCACCGCCGGTCACTCTGTCGCCGGATGCGCGCGTCACACCGCTGCCGCCGCCGATCGACATCAAGCCTGCACCCGGCGCGCTGCGCACACCGCGTGCACCACGTTCTTCTGCGACGTTCTAA
- a CDS encoding DUF4169 family protein — MGELVNLNRFKKRLDRERANVHANSQRAKHGRTKAEKNNQRILDQRAEAFLNQHLRDDGKSS, encoded by the coding sequence GTGGGCGAGTTGGTCAACTTAAATAGGTTCAAGAAGCGCCTCGACCGGGAGCGTGCCAATGTGCATGCGAACAGTCAGCGCGCGAAGCATGGACGTACAAAAGCCGAAAAGAACAACCAACGTATTCTCGACCAGCGTGCAGAGGCGTTTCTCAATCAACACCTACGCGATGATGGAAAGTCTTCATGA